A genomic region of Paroedura picta isolate Pp20150507F chromosome 4, Ppicta_v3.0, whole genome shotgun sequence contains the following coding sequences:
- the SNPH gene encoding syntaphilin isoform X3: MSLPGSRRPSTGSRSRELYGRSGFASFFTPAAAPAPPTEKQPLLPAPRRPSPPVSMRDTYGTSSLSSSSNSGSCKGSDSSPTPRRPVKYLLCSDNHGIKPPTPEQYLTPLQQKEVCIRHLRARLKDSQERLQDRDSEIDDLKTQLSRMQEDWIEEECHRVEAQLALKEARKEIKQLKQVIDTVKSNLIEKDKGLQKYFVDINIQNKKLETLLHTMEVAQDGTVKEEGAAESTGGSPARSLTRSSTYTKLSDQGAADRNVGGSQTISVDEMVDSGFVAADDTLSRTDFLEQSSLFSSGVECGADETSLQASSTLGSRMPTSSTYEKLMGSQHSVEAAVQATCMQEQAIQTDFVHYQPDLDTILEKVMKSQACSSANPTSVWVPKTEDGAEPNFSEARVRNCPDEGMDLAAASPDSAVVVTAGDCAEDPDGGSGSPRSVDHNNPAVHQPSAASPSVSVVCAPDEEAADPGLEGGAAAAVEPKSYWSRHFIVDLLAVVVPAVPTVAWLCRAQRRQGQPIYNISSLLRGCCTVALHSIRKISCRSVGGSGSSCSPP, from the exons ATGTCCCTGCCGGGCAGCCGACGACCCTCCACGGGATCCCGAAG TCGTGAGTTGTACGGAAGGAGTGGCTTTGCTTCGTTCTTTACGCCTGCAGCGGCCCCCGCCCCTCCGACTGAGAAACAGCCTCTTCTTCCCGCCCCCAGGCGCCCCTCCCCGCCCGTGAGTATGCGGGACACCTACGGCACCTCCTCgctcagcagcagcagtaactcCGGCTCCTGCAAGGGCAGCGACAGCAGCCCCACCCCAAG GCGCCCGGTCAAGTATCTGTTGTGCAGCGACAACCATGGCATCAAGCCCCCGACCCCGGAGCAGTACTTGACGCCGCTCCAGCAGAAGGAGGTCTGCATCCGGCACCTGAGGGCCCGGCTGAAGGACTCCCAGGAGAGACTGCAAGACAG AGACTCCGAGATCGATGACCTGAAGACACAGCTCTCGCGTATGCAGGAGGACTGGATCGAGGAAGAGTGCCACCGGGTGGAGGCCCAGCTGGCCCTGAAGGAGGCGCGGAAGGAGATCAAGCAGCTGAAGCAGGTGATCGACACGGTCAAGAGCAACCTCATCGAGAAGGACAAGGGCCTCCAGAAGTACTTTGTGGACATCAACATTCAGAACAAGAAACTGGAGACTCTCTTGCACACCATGGAAGTCGCGCAGGACGGGACGGTCAAAGAGGAGGGGGCTGCGGAGTCCACCGGGGGCTCCCCGGCTCGCTCGCTCACGCGCAGCTccacctacaccaagctgagCGACCAGGGGGCGGCCGACAGGAACGTGGGTGGCTCCCAGACCATCTCGGTGGACGAGATGGTGGACAGTGGCTTCGTGGCTGCCGACGACACCCTGAGCCGAACGGACTTCCTGGAGCAGAGCAGCCTGTTTTCCTCCGGGGTGGAATGCGGGGCGGACGAGacctcccttcaggcctcctcCACTTTGGGCTCCCGGATGCCGACCAGCTCCACGTACGAGAAACTCATGGGGTCTCAGCACAGCGTGGAGGCTGCAGTCCAAGCCACCTGCATGCAAGAGCAAGCCATACAGACGGACTTTGTGCATTACCAGCCGGATCTCGACACTATCCTGGAGAAGGTCATGAAGTCCCAGGCGTGCAGCTCGGCCAATCCCACGTCGGTGTGGGTGCCCAAAACGGAGGATGGGGCCGAGCCAAATTTCTCGGAGGCCCGCGTCCGAAACTGCCCCGACGAAGGCATGGATTTGGCCGCCGCCAGTCCCGACTCCGCCGTGGTGGTCACTGCCGGAGATTGTGCCGAGGATCCTGACGGGGGGTCAGGGTCCCCGAGGTCTGTAGACCACAACAATCCAGCTGTGCACCAGCCGTCGGCTGCGAGTCCGTCCGTCAGCGTGGTGTGCGCCCCGGACGAAGAGGCCGCTGACCCCGGCCTAGAAGGGGGGGCGGCTGCGGCGGTAGAGCCCAAAAGCTACTGGAGCCGCCACTTCATTGTGGATCTGTTGGCCGTGGTGGTGCCGGCGGTGCCTACGGTGGCCTGGCTGTGCCGCGCACAGAGGAGGCAAGGGCAGCCCATCTACAACATCAGCTCCCTCCTGCGGGGCTGCTGCACGGTCGCTCTGCACTCCATCCGCAAGATCAGCTGCCGCTCCGTCGGGGGCTCCGGCAGCTCCTGCTCCCCACCgtga
- the SNPH gene encoding syntaphilin isoform X2, which translates to MQPASHVLACQVLDNPPLSVPGGAGSTPRPCCSIAMSLPGSRRPSTGSRSRELYGRSGFASFFTPAAAPAPPTEKQPLLPAPRRPSPPVSMRDTYGTSSLSSSSNSGSCKGSDSSPTPRRPVKYLLCSDNHGIKPPTPEQYLTPLQQKEVCIRHLRARLKDSQERLQDRDSEIDDLKTQLSRMQEDWIEEECHRVEAQLALKEARKEIKQLKQVIDTVKSNLIEKDKGLQKYFVDINIQNKKLETLLHTMEVAQDGTVKEEGAAESTGGSPARSLTRSSTYTKLSDQGAADRNVGGSQTISVDEMVDSGFVAADDTLSRTDFLEQSSLFSSGVECGADETSLQASSTLGSRMPTSSTYEKLMGSQHSVEAAVQATCMQEQAIQTDFVHYQPDLDTILEKVMKSQACSSANPTSVWVPKTEDGAEPNFSEARVRNCPDEGMDLAAASPDSAVVVTAGDCAEDPDGGSGSPRSVDHNNPAVHQPSAASPSVSVVCAPDEEAADPGLEGGAAAAVEPKSYWSRHFIVDLLAVVVPAVPTVAWLCRAQRRQGQPIYNISSLLRGCCTVALHSIRKISCRSVGGSGSSCSPP; encoded by the exons gggGGGCCGGCTCCACCCCAAGGCCCTGCTGTTCCATTGCTATGTCCCTGCCGGGCAGCCGACGACCCTCCACGGGATCCCGAAG TCGTGAGTTGTACGGAAGGAGTGGCTTTGCTTCGTTCTTTACGCCTGCAGCGGCCCCCGCCCCTCCGACTGAGAAACAGCCTCTTCTTCCCGCCCCCAGGCGCCCCTCCCCGCCCGTGAGTATGCGGGACACCTACGGCACCTCCTCgctcagcagcagcagtaactcCGGCTCCTGCAAGGGCAGCGACAGCAGCCCCACCCCAAG GCGCCCGGTCAAGTATCTGTTGTGCAGCGACAACCATGGCATCAAGCCCCCGACCCCGGAGCAGTACTTGACGCCGCTCCAGCAGAAGGAGGTCTGCATCCGGCACCTGAGGGCCCGGCTGAAGGACTCCCAGGAGAGACTGCAAGACAG AGACTCCGAGATCGATGACCTGAAGACACAGCTCTCGCGTATGCAGGAGGACTGGATCGAGGAAGAGTGCCACCGGGTGGAGGCCCAGCTGGCCCTGAAGGAGGCGCGGAAGGAGATCAAGCAGCTGAAGCAGGTGATCGACACGGTCAAGAGCAACCTCATCGAGAAGGACAAGGGCCTCCAGAAGTACTTTGTGGACATCAACATTCAGAACAAGAAACTGGAGACTCTCTTGCACACCATGGAAGTCGCGCAGGACGGGACGGTCAAAGAGGAGGGGGCTGCGGAGTCCACCGGGGGCTCCCCGGCTCGCTCGCTCACGCGCAGCTccacctacaccaagctgagCGACCAGGGGGCGGCCGACAGGAACGTGGGTGGCTCCCAGACCATCTCGGTGGACGAGATGGTGGACAGTGGCTTCGTGGCTGCCGACGACACCCTGAGCCGAACGGACTTCCTGGAGCAGAGCAGCCTGTTTTCCTCCGGGGTGGAATGCGGGGCGGACGAGacctcccttcaggcctcctcCACTTTGGGCTCCCGGATGCCGACCAGCTCCACGTACGAGAAACTCATGGGGTCTCAGCACAGCGTGGAGGCTGCAGTCCAAGCCACCTGCATGCAAGAGCAAGCCATACAGACGGACTTTGTGCATTACCAGCCGGATCTCGACACTATCCTGGAGAAGGTCATGAAGTCCCAGGCGTGCAGCTCGGCCAATCCCACGTCGGTGTGGGTGCCCAAAACGGAGGATGGGGCCGAGCCAAATTTCTCGGAGGCCCGCGTCCGAAACTGCCCCGACGAAGGCATGGATTTGGCCGCCGCCAGTCCCGACTCCGCCGTGGTGGTCACTGCCGGAGATTGTGCCGAGGATCCTGACGGGGGGTCAGGGTCCCCGAGGTCTGTAGACCACAACAATCCAGCTGTGCACCAGCCGTCGGCTGCGAGTCCGTCCGTCAGCGTGGTGTGCGCCCCGGACGAAGAGGCCGCTGACCCCGGCCTAGAAGGGGGGGCGGCTGCGGCGGTAGAGCCCAAAAGCTACTGGAGCCGCCACTTCATTGTGGATCTGTTGGCCGTGGTGGTGCCGGCGGTGCCTACGGTGGCCTGGCTGTGCCGCGCACAGAGGAGGCAAGGGCAGCCCATCTACAACATCAGCTCCCTCCTGCGGGGCTGCTGCACGGTCGCTCTGCACTCCATCCGCAAGATCAGCTGCCGCTCCGTCGGGGGCTCCGGCAGCTCCTGCTCCCCACCgtga